From Coriobacteriaceae bacterium, a single genomic window includes:
- the cpaB gene encoding Flp pilus assembly protein CpaB, with protein sequence MNKSKRIAISLVASVLAALLCMVYGSSIRSQAEQVQAETLAKYGGDRVEVCVAARDIDVGETLDETNVITQEWLTSLLPRDAATELRQVRGDVTTSRIPKNAVICNVYTKAESRKLEVPKGKVAVSVAVDAEHSVGGATGVGSYVDVYVQKDGVTDRLCGAHVIDTSEDSGATREGKIEWVTLAADPEDVKELLGASGKGTVSLTIPATARGKKSGGDE encoded by the coding sequence GTGAACAAGAGCAAGCGCATCGCCATCAGTCTGGTCGCGAGCGTGCTCGCTGCTCTGCTCTGCATGGTTTACGGCTCGTCGATCCGCTCGCAAGCCGAACAGGTCCAGGCTGAGACCTTGGCCAAGTACGGTGGCGATCGCGTCGAGGTTTGCGTCGCGGCGCGCGATATCGATGTGGGCGAGACCCTCGATGAGACCAATGTCATAACCCAGGAATGGCTGACGAGCCTGCTGCCGCGTGACGCAGCGACCGAGCTGCGCCAGGTGCGCGGCGACGTGACGACTTCGCGTATTCCCAAAAACGCCGTGATCTGCAATGTCTACACCAAGGCCGAGAGCCGCAAGCTCGAGGTGCCTAAGGGCAAGGTTGCCGTTTCGGTGGCGGTCGATGCCGAGCACTCGGTCGGCGGTGCCACGGGCGTGGGCAGCTACGTGGACGTGTACGTGCAAAAGGACGGCGTGACCGATCGGCTGTGCGGCGCGCACGTGATCGATACCAGTGAGGATTCCGGTGCCACGCGCGAGGGCAAGATCGAATGGGTGACGCTGGCGGCTGACCCCGAAGACGTCAAGGAACTGCTGGGAGCCTCGGGCAAGGGAACGGTCAGCTTGACGATTCCCGCCACGGCGCGCGGCAAAAAGAGCGGAGGCGACGAGTGA
- a CDS encoding P-loop NTPase, protein MKAIWLACCACGDYGLLQREVEGRDVGAQVLRVGDLDGLVSMARAFPSRRGAAIIAASLFDTEDVRKTVARLTAEGRVSRVVVLIEALDPSDIEGLFRAGATEVIAAHSICGNGRAGEGAVDSDRRMTIEPDAFVDREPGAPRATRGPRVDDYGKAEAEHGRRPRNPLVCDDAGGPAQHAGDSPAVDLGYVHGVNLADELDEVEGFARCGELSLMQHEQIAQNEPASQTEQAVMPAWTQRVVAAGETGTLSPTPAPPPPMPPADAAAPQHRAPVICAISGSGGCGKSTIVATMAHTSSLLGLRAAVLDLDLMFGNLYDLLGVDAPRDMAALIEPSAAGTLAEPDIVAASMRVAPGVTLWGPVAAPEQAELMARPVELLLDVLRRESDVVFIDTSVFWGDAVAAAVAASDRCLVVGDAAVSSATSASRVIELASRVGVPRTRMSAVFNRFGARGADEDVAMRFEIACALSSKIRIADGGQDLAALMAFGRADEAVGQTSAFATSVREATREMLVELGCAVGPWSDMVADRATRTERPRIRLPWSREGDQR, encoded by the coding sequence ATGAAGGCGATCTGGCTTGCGTGCTGCGCGTGCGGCGATTACGGGCTGTTGCAGCGGGAAGTCGAGGGCCGTGATGTGGGTGCACAGGTGCTTCGCGTGGGTGACCTGGACGGGCTGGTTTCCATGGCGCGGGCGTTTCCGTCGCGCCGCGGGGCTGCCATCATCGCGGCGTCTCTGTTTGATACCGAAGATGTGCGCAAGACTGTTGCGCGCCTGACGGCCGAAGGCCGCGTGAGTCGCGTGGTCGTGTTGATAGAAGCGCTCGATCCGTCGGATATCGAGGGGCTGTTTCGCGCGGGGGCGACCGAGGTCATCGCTGCACACAGTATATGCGGCAACGGGCGCGCGGGCGAGGGAGCGGTTGATTCCGATCGGCGCATGACGATTGAGCCCGATGCTTTTGTTGATAGGGAACCCGGGGCGCCTCGCGCTACAAGAGGCCCGCGTGTTGATGATTATGGAAAAGCGGAAGCCGAGCATGGTCGGCGCCCCCGGAACCCCCTTGTATGCGATGACGCTGGAGGGCCGGCGCAGCATGCTGGCGACTCCCCGGCTGTAGATTTGGGATACGTGCACGGCGTGAATCTGGCGGATGAACTCGACGAAGTTGAGGGCTTTGCCAGGTGCGGCGAGTTGTCGCTGATGCAGCATGAGCAGATTGCTCAGAACGAGCCTGCCTCGCAGACCGAACAAGCTGTCATGCCGGCTTGGACGCAGCGTGTGGTTGCGGCGGGGGAGACGGGGACGCTGTCACCGACGCCCGCTCCGCCGCCTCCGATGCCGCCGGCAGACGCTGCCGCTCCGCAGCATCGAGCTCCGGTCATCTGCGCCATTTCGGGTTCGGGCGGTTGCGGCAAGTCGACGATCGTTGCCACCATGGCACACACATCGTCGCTGTTGGGCTTGCGTGCCGCCGTGCTCGACCTGGACCTGATGTTTGGAAACCTTTACGACTTGTTAGGCGTCGATGCTCCGCGCGATATGGCGGCACTTATCGAGCCGTCGGCGGCGGGCACGCTCGCCGAGCCGGATATCGTGGCCGCATCGATGCGCGTGGCGCCGGGCGTTACGCTCTGGGGTCCCGTCGCGGCGCCCGAGCAAGCCGAGCTCATGGCGCGTCCGGTGGAGCTACTGCTTGATGTCCTGCGTCGCGAATCCGACGTGGTCTTTATCGATACCTCGGTCTTTTGGGGCGACGCCGTGGCGGCTGCGGTGGCGGCGAGCGACCGTTGCCTGGTCGTTGGCGATGCGGCGGTGTCGTCCGCGACATCGGCGTCGCGCGTCATTGAACTGGCAAGTCGAGTAGGTGTGCCGCGCACGCGCATGAGCGCCGTGTTCAACCGGTTCGGTGCGCGCGGGGCAGACGAGGACGTCGCCATGCGCTTTGAGATTGCCTGCGCGTTGAGCTCCAAGATTCGTATCGCCGATGGCGGGCAGGATCTCGCCGCGCTCATGGCGTTTGGGCGCGCTGACGAGGCAGTGGGGCAGACCAGTGCTTTTGCGACCAGCGTACGCGAGGCCACGCGCGAGATGCTCGTGGAACTGGGGTGTGCCGTCGGCCCTTGGAGCGATATGGTCGCCGACCGTGCAACGCGCACCGAACGCCCGCGTATCCGCCTTCCCTGGTCGCGCGAGGGTGATCAGCGATGA
- a CDS encoding CpaF family protein yields MSLQTRIKAAGAAAAAAPIDAGRRRAVKRRTKRAVMDRMGYDEVARISAYIDPALARSELRPAVEAALNVEEPTDLATTERETIIDEILDDVVGLGPLQPLIEDDTVTEIMINGCRSAFFERGGVLYPIEHAFEDDEQIRVLIDRIISPLGRRIDERSPIVNARLKTGYRVNAVIPPVAIDGPILTIRKFSDRICSLDELVGLGSLPLWYAQLLSCAVSLRQDLAVAGGTGSGKTTLLNALSCEISTGERIVTIEDSAELKFAHHPHVVRLEAREASIEGEGAVTIRDLVTNALRMRPDRIVVGEVRGAECCDMLQAMNTGHDGSLTTLHAGSEQETVVRLTLLARYGIDLPSELIEEQIAMALDGIVMSERHADGRRFVSSYSGVRRAASGGVELERYVTFDAAERTWTLDREPPFIAEGLRSGTLTQEEVDEWRSLCPSS; encoded by the coding sequence ATGAGCCTGCAAACAAGGATTAAGGCTGCCGGCGCTGCAGCGGCGGCAGCGCCTATAGATGCGGGGCGTCGCCGCGCGGTGAAACGACGTACCAAGCGCGCAGTGATGGACCGCATGGGTTACGACGAAGTGGCGCGTATCAGCGCCTATATCGACCCGGCACTTGCCCGCTCGGAATTGCGTCCCGCGGTGGAGGCGGCGCTCAATGTTGAGGAGCCGACCGATCTCGCGACGACCGAGCGCGAGACCATCATCGACGAGATTTTGGATGACGTAGTGGGCTTGGGGCCGTTGCAGCCGCTCATCGAGGACGACACCGTTACCGAGATCATGATCAACGGCTGCCGCTCGGCTTTCTTTGAACGCGGTGGCGTCTTGTACCCCATCGAGCATGCGTTTGAGGATGATGAGCAGATCCGTGTGCTTATCGACCGCATCATCTCGCCACTTGGCCGCCGTATCGACGAGCGCAGCCCCATCGTCAACGCCCGCCTCAAAACGGGCTATCGCGTCAACGCGGTGATTCCGCCTGTGGCGATTGACGGACCGATTCTCACCATCCGAAAGTTCTCGGACCGCATCTGCTCGCTGGACGAGCTTGTGGGGCTGGGGTCGCTGCCGCTTTGGTATGCGCAGCTGCTGTCGTGCGCGGTGTCGCTGCGACAGGACCTGGCGGTTGCGGGAGGCACGGGATCTGGTAAGACCACCCTGCTCAATGCGTTGTCATGCGAGATTTCCACCGGCGAGCGCATCGTGACGATCGAGGACTCTGCCGAGCTCAAGTTTGCGCATCATCCGCACGTGGTGCGCCTAGAGGCGCGCGAGGCTTCAATTGAGGGTGAGGGTGCGGTGACGATCCGCGACCTAGTGACTAATGCCCTGCGCATGCGCCCCGACCGCATCGTGGTGGGCGAGGTGCGCGGTGCCGAGTGCTGCGACATGTTGCAGGCCATGAACACGGGCCACGACGGGTCGCTCACCACGCTTCATGCGGGTTCAGAACAGGAGACCGTGGTGCGTCTGACGTTGCTTGCACGTTATGGCATCGATCTGCCGAGCGAGCTCATCGAGGAGCAGATTGCCATGGCACTCGACGGTATCGTGATGTCCGAGCGCCACGCCGATGGCAGGCGCTTCGTCTCCTCGTATTCGGGGGTGCGACGCGCCGCATCGGGCGGTGTAGAGCTCGAGCGCTATGTGACGTTCGATGCCGCCGAGCGCACCTGGACGCTTGACCGCGAGCCGCCGTTTATCGCAGAAGGCCTGCGGTCGGGGACGCTCACACAAGAGGAGGTGGACGAATGGAGATCACTGTGCCCCTCGTCGTAG